Part of the Ornithorhynchus anatinus isolate Pmale09 chromosome 8, mOrnAna1.pri.v4, whole genome shotgun sequence genome, caaaaaaaggaaaatattgcTTTCAACTCAGCCGCTTAAAATGCCAGCCTTCCAAGAGGGCAGATATAGATTGGAAAAATAAGTAAACCCGTGTGTTTTCACGTTTGCAATTACAGGAGCTCGGAGTCGGAACAGGACACGGACTCCGACGGCACATCCGGGAAGAGCTCTGAGGAGAACCTTGTAAACGGAGAAGCCCTGGATCTCTCGATCGCCAAACAGACCCTTTCCAGAGCAGTAAGCAGAGGTGAGAGCAAACCCCTGGACCGAGTGGACATCAGTAATGATGAAGATATTGGCTTGTTGAACCGCATGAGTCTGAGTGATGTGCAAAAGAGAGGCGTTTTAGTCAACCAGTGGGTACCGCCTTCAAATTTCCAGTTTCCAAAAAGACTGACGGGCTCTGGGACTAGCCAGAAGCATTGCCGCTGCAGCACCCAGCTGCTCCAAGAGTATAAATTCGCCCGCTACTCGCCATATCTAGACGGGGTCTTCTGCGGaccctgttttgtttttaacagcAGCAAGGAAGCAGTTTTGGTCTCCACCCCCTTGAAGGATTGGTCCAACGGCAAGAAAATCCTGGAGAGACACAGCCgatcgaaagagcacgggcgggcGGCTGCGAGGACCGAGCTGTTCGTCGCCTTTGAGCACGAGAAGAAATCGACAGGGTGGAGCCGCCACGCCCTCAGACAGATCGTCAAAATCATCATCTTCTGTGGGAGGCAGAATGTTTTACTGGGAGGGAGGTTCAACAGCGCCAAGACGGTGCACGCTATCTCACGTTATGTGGCCGAACTGGACCCAGTCTTGAAAGAGAACCTCAGCCAAGCCCCATACGGCCCCTTGGACACGTCAGAATGGATGCAGAGCAAACTTGCCGAGCTCACCGGCCTCCAGATTCAGAGCAAGATTCTGGAGAGGGCTAAAGCAGCCACATTCTTCAGTTTGATAGCGGACGGGAGCACCGACGTTTCCACGAAAGAGAACATCTCCCTCTCCGTGCGTTACGTTCACCGGAGCGGAGAGGGCCAGGTGGAACTTCGAGAAGATCCGATTGACTTCGTAGAGGGCTTTGACACAACGGAGAGAAGCCTGACAGAGCTCTTTCTGCAGAAAATCTCAGCTTGGGGCTTGCGGAAGGAGCTGCTGAGAGGCTACAGCTACCAGGGGGGCAGTCACATGAGCGGGCAGCTGGCGAGGATTTGTGACATCCTGCCCGAAGCCGTATACTCAGCCTCTAAGACCCACGAGCTCAACCTGGCGATCGTTCGATCCTGTGCTGTGAGGCCTGTGGCTAAACTGCTGGATACGCTGGGGAAAGTCACTGTGGTGCTGAAGTGGTCTATGGAGCGCTTCGGCCCCTCCCTTGCAGACTTGCAGGAATTCCTGAACGTGGACGGGGAAaccggagaggaagaggaagaagaggaggataatCTCCGACACCTCAGCCGGGTGGACGCCCTAAGCTGCTTCAAAGCCAAATATGCAGCGGTCTTGGGCGCTTTGCAGAAATTGGCCGATGACAGCGGGGATGCTGAAAGACTCTTGTATTCCATCACCAAGTTTGACTTCCTGGTGAGCCTGGTGTGTGTTGAGCACGTCCTTGCGTGCACCCGATCTCTGCACCTGGATATGCAGCGCGCCGACACCGATCTCATCCACACGTCCGACGAGGCCAACCTCATCATCCAGAGGTTCGGGAGAATGAAAGACGACGGTGACCCGGGGTTCGAGTCGCTTTACGATGAAGCGAAGCGATTGGCCGACGCTGCAGGTGTCCGGGAGTCGCCACCGGGCTTCGGAGGGCGGTCGGCCCCCCTGGGCGGCCCCCCGGCTGAGGACATCCAGGAGGGCTACAGGCGGGATCTGTTTGTGCCATTTCTGGACCACGTCATTTCAGAACTGCAGGAGCAACTGCTGGAGTGCTCCCCGCGATTCATTGCCCAGTACCTCGTCCCCGATAAGCTGCTTTTGCTAGAAAATGACGAGTCCGAGGCGGCCCTCTATGATGCTTTCAAGGGCGACATCTCCAACctggacagctttaaagcagaGCTGCAGAGGTGGCGGGCAAAATGGATGGACATCCCCAGGAACGAGCAGCCCAATAGCATCCTGGCCGCTCTGCAGCACTTGAACCCCATCTGTTACCCCAATATCAACGCTGCCCTCTCTGTCCTGGCCACCATGCCCATCAGCGTCCCAGCCGGAGAGGCGTCGTCACGGGCTTTGCGGAGAGTCAGAATCTGGCAGAGAAACTCATTGAGAGGGAGTTGGCTGCCCGGACTGGCTCTGACTTACGTCCATCAGGACATCGACGTTGACGTGGATCTCGTTTTGGGGGATTTTGACCGCTTCTCACGCTAACCGAGAGGGTTTTGTCGCTTTCTGACTCCGGGTAGCTGTGGAATGgtgggtcggggggggcggggtgataagggtatttattgagtccctactcggtgcagagcactgaactgagcacttgggaaagtgcaacagtgGGCATGGTATTGGTCTAAAGTATGTTTATCTGTAAATAGTGGCACCTGGGCGCAGACCATGGAGGGTGAATGTGTCTGACCCTCGATTTCTATGTTTAGTATTTTATACGGTCCTGTTTTAAAGGAGCCTTTCAAAGGCAAATGGAGTAGTGTCCTATGGAGCCCTTACCCCCTAGAGAGAGAGCtaaatgtttgttttttaatcttaGCTATATAGATTGACAATGCCTTTGGGTGCAAATTATAATTGTGACTACTGGTGCAATAGTGTGTTCCCTACTTTGGAATTTGGCAGTGGCCTGTAAATTTGAAGACCGAGATTGAGACTTCACTGCTGTCTTTGTCTCCTCCAGCCCTATATCCTGTGTGCTGTTGACTCCATGCTTTTGGATGAAACACAGAAGGGCATGAACCAGTTAAATAAATCTAATGCAGGGAAGAGACGATATTGATCCAGGAAAGCTCTGCAGGTGGGTGGCTTGATAATAAAAATGTAATTCTCTGGAAGTAGGGGAGCTGGAGAGGAGAATTAACGGAAGCGGCGTGTTAAGGATGGAGTGGGATGGTGAGCTTGGATAAAAGAGCCTGAAGTGGCTATGTTCATTGAAGTGGCCTGTATAACacccttattctgtgccaagcactgtcctgagcactgggatagaggctCGATAATCAGCCCAGACAaaggtcctctacctcccaggtGTCCCACTTGATAGGAAGAGCAGGTTCCCTGTTTGACTGGTGAGGAAACAGTCCCAGAGCGGTTAAGGGgcatgtccaaagtcacccagcaggtctgtagcagagccgggattagaacctgagtctctgGACTCACAGTTCCATGTTCCTTTCCTAAGGCCACGGGGAACACCCCATGCTGACAAAGTCCAGGACTGCGTGAGGAAGCGCTCAGGCCCCTGGACAGAAGTGGGGCGATCGGAAATGGGAGATTTAGTGTATGGTGGCACTGAGGAGGCAGACCCTTTCCCCTGCAAGATGTAGGAGGGGCTCCTTGGACTTGGGGAAGCTAGCTCAGATGGAGGAGCGTTTCCTGGGGATCCCAACACCAGGTGTTGGTCCAGGATGGTGACCTGACACTCACTTGGTTGCTGTGAGTACTGGATCTCACTGGTCGTAGTCTAAAATCCATCATTCCCACTCACATCACTGCTGGCAGGGAGATAATGCTAGGGATGCAGAAATGCATTGGTCAGGAAACTTGAACTTCCTCTTTGGGGGCAGCGTCCATCTTGTAGGCAAATAGCTCTAAAGTCCCCCAGGTTtctttcatttaataatattaaacTCCCAATGGATTTTTCTTCACCTGAAATGATAAATGCTACATTTCAACATTTTGGAGGGGTCTTTTCAAAAAGGTTTAAGTAGAGCAGTACAAGAGCTATTTAAAGCCTTCAATTTTGTAGGAAGTTAAAACCAAGGCTTAGGACCCCGTCGAGCCCTGAAACGGGAAAAACAAAGGTGGGATGTGTGGGGGAAAGAAACCAAGAAGAAAACAAGCAAAAGTTAAGGAGCAAGAAAACATAAATGGGAAATCCTTTCATGGCTTTCAAAAGCTAAGTAGTTAAACTCGGTGACAACTAAAGGAAATTTCACGTGTCCCttcatgggggagaagaggaaggtccTTTGCCTGGGGCATTTTGGGAAGTTGGAGGGAAACCTGCTTGTCTTGATTCTCTTTTGCCTCGATGGTTCCTTGTTGGGCCTGTGTCAAACAAGAGAAAACCCTAGGGTCTTTAAACTTGAaagtccaacatgaggctcacctcAGGTCCAGTTTTGCCTGTAAATGCTCTGCTTCtgtaatcagtcattcaatcgatggCTTTGATTGAGCGCCTGTTAAAAGCCTGGCACTCTACTCttcacttgggagcatacaaccccgttccctgccctcgaggcccTTACCGCCCAGTGGGGGCGGCCAGACCAAAAGTAATTACGGATCGTGAAAGACGGAGGAAGGACCAGTGTAAAGCGGGAAGCAGTATAAGCATTTTGGGATGAAACAGGCAAACAAATAATGAAATGTACTGgttaataatataaatgaatcaaagaTATACGTATGTGCTAGGGGTCTGCAGAGAGGATTAATATGTTAATATTGATTCAGTATCAATAATTTAACAATAGTTAATATTAATATGTTGATAATATATTAATGTTAATATATTTAACACCACTGGGGACTGGTAAGGGCTTCTGGAGGAGGCGAGACTTTTAAGAGGGCTTCAAAGGTCAGGCGTCctgggtggcctggtggattttTTGGGAAAGGGAGTCCTGGGCTGGGGGAGTAAGTAGCATGAGCTAGGAGGCGGAAGCGGGAGTGTCGAGGTAGGTTAAGAGAGGGGCTTGCGAGAGGAAAAGAGTGCAAACTGGGAAGTAGCGGGTGAACAGAACCGATGCGTAAGATGGAGGCAGCTGTTGGGGAACCtcgaggccagggagaaggagtTGCTGATAGTGCCGAGCGACTCTGCAAGATGATCCGTGTAGCGCCACAGggtacggactgaagtggggagaagctgggggCAGAAAGGCTGCCGCAGGGCCTTACACATCTTCCCAGTGAAACTGGACtctggtgactttggggaacttgTTCAATTAGGAAGAGGATCTCTTTCATACCTTTCCATTGCATTTGGCCAGATTTACTCCAGGAAGCAATGTGTCCTCAGAGCTAAGCCAACTTCTACCTAGGCCGAAGAGCTTGGACTAGAGACAGGTGGCGGTTTTCCCTTCAGATTATCTGGCTGTCCCCCAAGggctaataattatgctacttgttaagtgactactgtgtgcttagcactgttctaagcgctggaataaggTACTCAGGCTAGACGcaatctcagtcccacatggggctcacagtattaatccccattttacaaatgaggtaggtaaagcacggggaagttaagtgactcaagatcacacagcaggcatttggtagTTTGACAGTTAGCCTACTTTAGCTTGAAAGACTTAGGTATCAGCTCCAATTCTCCACTTTCCCCACGCTGGAGGTCTGGCCCATCATGTTGTACTCCCTCAAACtcttgggacggtgctctgcacaaagtaagcgttcaacaaataccactgattgattgactcgagGGCTGGGAACTGTTCCCTCTGACAATAGcgttgagagggagagacatttttATGGTaacaagcgtttactatgtgccgggcactgtactaaatgctgaggtagattcaagctaatcaggtagggatagtccatgtcccaaatggggctcacagtcttaatccccatgtttcagatgacctgaggcatggagaaatttaggcacttgcccaaggtcacacagctggcaagtggcagagcagcggttagaacccaggtccttctgactcccaggcccatgctctgtccccctggccacactgctgctttaaCAGAGACTTGCTGCACTATCTAAGACTTAAGTGGTGTCTTTTCCAGGTCAAAAGGGAACCTGGAGGACTGGGAAAGAGCAGGTGAGTTAGTGCTGCACTTGGTGCTGGTTTCCTGGGAGAGCTGGGGttgggctggagggaaggggtcCTACCCTGCTGAAAGACTGGGATGGGCATGTATGGGTGTGCCAGgtctgaggaaaaggagagaattgCCTGCCCTATAGGCCACAGAGCCTTTGCAGATGTATGAGGAAGGCCAGCATGACTTCTAATGACAGACCTCAAAGGTGAGCATGTATATATGCCcatggcttagaatagtgcttgactcaataataataataataataatgttggtatttcttaagcacttactatgtgcagagcactgttctaagcgctggggtagatatatggtaatcaggttgtcccacgtgaggctcacagttaatccccattttacagatgagggaactgaggcacagagaagtgatgtgacttgcccacagtcacacacctgacaagtggcagagccgggcgtcgaacccatgacctctgactcccaagaccaggctctttccactgagctatgctgcttctcaagttaagtactcttagtgagtacttaacagcTATCATAAAGGTCCTCCCCGTATCTTGCCTATTCTATCGTGCAGTTAAAATAGGGCTGAGAATCCGTTTTTTGGCATTACTATTGAGCAACATGAAATTTTTATAGCATTTCTTATTTTTCCAAGACATTTTTACAGTACTTCATTTTATCCTTAGCATCCATGTGAGGTAGGGATtactcccattttcagatgaggaaactgagacccaaatacACTGAGAATTACCTGAGGTCAACCAGCAGCTTAGTGACAGAAATGGGATtataggttttctgactcccagacccttgctcctcCCATTAGACTACACTACCTCTTACTTGTCTTATAGAGGTAAGGTATTAGGTACAGTGTGTTTCTCAACATTATCCTATATTGTGGGTTATCATAATCACATTTCACCATTCTGGGGAGTCATATGAGTGATCACAGTCATACTTCAGCATTGTGAAGAGACTGGGGCCTCAGAAACCCAGAGTGCTTACACACATTTCCAGTGTTAGCCTTAAAACATCCTGAATAAGTTGGCGAGGGGACATATTAGCTCATAAAGTCAGAGAATACTTGTTTGGTGGGTTCCCTACTCAATCAGTAGCATTCGTCGAGCCCTGCTGAGTgcttgacactgtactaagtgcttgggagagtacaacagtagcaagaaatgcattccctgccctcctggagctTTCAATCGAATGGTGTTAGGGCTCTAGACTTGTTTGGtgggatctctagactgtaagaccccccccccccagccacactgctttagactgtaacctcattagctcattgtgggcagggaatgtgcctaccaactctactgtagtctcctcagtgcttagtacagtcctctgcacacagtaaaaggtcaataaataccattggttgactggggCTTTGGAATTGGGCCTACTGtaataagttctggggtagatccaagctaattagattgggcacaatccatgtccctgtgggacacagtattaatccccattttacaaatgaggtaagtaaagcacagataagttaagtgatttacccaagtcccacagcagacaagtggcattcaggattagaacacatgattttttgactttcaggcccatgctctatcaattagACCACGGTgcttttcccaggcccatgttctttccactactagCCTTGCCCCACAAATACTTCTCACCCTAAGTCCTTGACTATTTCACTAAGTACCAGAACCCCTATCTTGATTCCACCTTGCCTCACCCCTCCAGTAGTTGGACTTCAACCTGGACTGTTTTCCATGAGCCATCGGGTTTGGGAACATAAGAGTGATCAAGAGCCCAAGGATGCTCAGAGGAAAGATTTGTTCCAACTGCTCCTCTAAGTTGCAGTGGGAGtcagcgttttttttttttttaccgttattatattattatgttaagcacctgctatgtgccaggcactgtactaagtgctggggtagatacaagataatcggtttggacacagtccgtgctccacatagggctcacagtcttaatccctattttacagatgagggagctgaggcacagagaatgaagtgacttgcccaaggtcacacagtagacaagtggtggagccgggattataacccaggttcttcagatTCCAAGACCCTTGCcttatcctctaagccacactgctgctccagaGCCTAAACCAAACTTTGGGCCTTGAGGTCGGTGGCTTCggacaagcgcttactacgtgtctggCAATGAACTAAAGTctggaatcgggttggacacagtccatgtcccacatggggcttacagttgaaatcctcattttacagatgaggtaccggaggcacggagaaattacatgacttgcctagggtcccatagcgggcaagtggccgggggggattggaacccaggtccttccgactcctaggtctgtgctctgtccactaggccatcctgattCTCAGTGACACTTGCTCTGACTGGCAGGTGTAACACCCTGTAGGGTGGTAGGGTGGCCCTGCCCTGCTCTAACCCCTGTAGGCCtgcttgccccccaccccatggGTTTGCTTTGGCCTCTAAGGAGCTTTTGCAATGTAAAACCTCAGTGTCTTTCACTTTgtcgggtgggaggggaggggggtgatgtACAGATAGAGTCTGGACTGCCATAATAAACGGGCCTGGGCTCACTGCCCAGAAAGCCAGCTGGGTGGCAGGCTGCGCGAGGGAGCCAAAAAGCCAAGATGAAAAGCAGACTAAATTACACAGGTGTGCCAACCCCGGGTGGATAAGCCTGCAGCAAGCATCAAAGGCGGCAAGAGAAGACGCTATCGGCATCACGGCCCGCGACCGAAACACTGAACTGGGAGTTCGTTTCTGAAACGGAGGTAACAGTTCATGCCACACCTGCCCCTCCCGCCAAGCAGACTTATAGGAATTTTGTGTGAGATCATACAGAAACTGCAAGGCACTTTGAGGTATGGGGAAGAAAAGCTTTCTGGTTAGGATCTGAGGACTGACAGGAGCCTGAGTTGATTAAGGATGATGAAGAGTGAGGATGGCTCAGGCCACATAGGCAGAAACAGGGTTGGCTTTTTTCTCCCATTGACAAGGCATCAGATCTCACAGAGCTGCTACGCTGGGATCCTGTCTCTCTGATCTGTTCAAtcggtcctctctctccctttttctttttagcCCTTTTTTGTGAAAGCACCCTttctagtaataatggtatttctccaGTCCTCGCTgggtgcagtggactgtactaaaccCAATCTGCTATGAGGGAGCTTCACAAATAATTAAACTTTAAGCCAACGGCCCCTATTTGTATCTTTCAGTTTCACCACATTGACTTGGCATCTCCTGGCTTGACACTAGGCAGTTATAGAAGTTTTACAAAGTGGGAAAAAGGCAGACCTGTACTGGAAGTTGAAGTGAGGAGAGGATGAAGGGAGAGTGAGATGCTTTCTGTGAAAGGCTGCTGATTGATTTTACTCCTGGAAAGGTAGTGGGTATTTGAGGGAGTTTTAGTGAGAGATTTCTGCTCTTTTTCCATAATGCTCCCTTGATGAAATCTACCATCATTGTcaaaagagtggtatttgttaaacactgtgtgccaagcacagtactaaatcctggggaagcagtgtggtgtagtggatagaacatgggcctgggagtcagaaggttctaatcccggccccgccacttgtctgctgtgtgactccaccacttgtctactgtgtgaccttgggcaagtaacttcacttctctgggcctcaattacctcatctgtaaaatggggattaagactgtgaaccccacgtgggacaatctgactactttgtatctaccccagtgcttagtacagtgcttggaacatagtaaatgcttgagaaataccatattattattattatcgcaagATCATGAGAtcaaatcccaggtcctcctaaaTGGGTCTCACGGTGTAAAAAAGAGGAACAGGCGTttcatccttgttttacagatgaggaaactgaggcacagagaagttaagtgacttgcccaaggacacgcaacaagcaagtggtgaagtcagggattagaatcccagtcttTTTACTCCCGGGccaatgttctttctattagaccatgcttCCCAATTTtcccatattcagtcagtcatatttattgagcccttaaagtgtgcaaagcactgtactaagcccttgggagagtacaacat contains:
- the LOC103171002 gene encoding uncharacterized protein LOC103171002 — translated: MEESAQPITYSSGAQKRKKSHPIPEVNQKLPKTVTPFLLLSSESEQDTDSDGTSGKSSEENLVNGEALDLSIAKQTLSRAVSRGESKPLDRVDISNDEDIGLLNRMSLSDVQKRGVLVNQWVPPSNFQFPKRLTGSGTSQKHCRCSTQLLQEYKFARYSPYLDGVFCGPCFVFNSSKEAVLVSTPLKDWSNGKKILERHSRSKEHGRAAARTELFVAFEHEKKSTGWSRHALRQIVKIIIFCGRQNVLLGGRFNSAKTVHAISRYVAELDPVLKENLSQAPYGPLDTSEWMQSKLAELTGLQIQSKILERAKAATFFSLIADGSTDVSTKENISLSVRYVHRSGEGQVELREDPIDFVEGFDTTERSLTELFLQKISAWGLRKELLRGYSYQGGSHMSGQLARICDILPEAVYSASKTHELNLAIVRSCAVRPVAKLLDTLGKVTVVLKWSMERFGPSLADLQEFLNVDGETGEEEEEEEDNLRHLSRVDALSCFKAKYAAVLGALQKLADDSGDAERLLYSITKFDFLVSLVCVEHVLACTRSLHLDMQRADTDLIHTSDEANLIIQRFGRMKDDGDPGFESLYDEAKRLADAAGVRESPPGFGGRSAPLGGPPAEDIQEGYRRDLFVPFLDHVISELQEQLLECSPRFIAQYLVPDKLLLLENDESEAALYDAFKGDISNLDSFKAELQRWRAKWMDIPRNEQPNSILAALQHLNPICYPNINAALSVLATMPISVPAGEASSRALRRVRIWQRNSLRGSWLPGLALTYVHQDIDVDVDLVLGDFDRFSR